In Elaeis guineensis isolate ETL-2024a chromosome 1, EG11, whole genome shotgun sequence, a genomic segment contains:
- the LOC140854755 gene encoding uncharacterized protein encodes MYTTRSLFVLKNSPGNGFQQPSVDGPNSGYLLLEEEEPDNTGAPSCWGQREETQLRDLPFPQDSILTVKYSPQQGEKLKSKSAVVVFIPVINQPLSSNRYYVIIARGRNKGKAYTCSTEGMSICCSRGGTNDAKPRAFDHRDMYQQVEIECKNGRFHAKSVAPDGIPPWLLGRKYWKVYASKPKNYKLDEASGIDVALHACLPSLNFPISIEETPKFVVGRWYCPFIFVKEERGLGKQMKRSMFYEVILERFWEEVYACENQNGKEKVVEVNALIASEMFFLDGKEVVQDNKPHGDGMIWLKPTDSKGRGMGLSLAIWERIRWEEMRRGWIGDEEVERIVRMEEHEGKSGWKKFACYVLVERFAFWRMDGSLALSFEFRHASKVRTKWE; translated from the exons ATGTATACAACAAGGTCACTCTTTGTCTTGAAGAATTCTCCTGGAAATGGCTTCCAACAACCATCTGTCGACGGTCCCAACTCTGGTTATCTCCTGCTAGAAGAGGAAGAACCCGACAATACTGGAGCTCCAAGCTGCTGGGGGCAACGCGAAGAAACTCAGCTTCGGGATCTTCCATTCCCCCAGGACAGTATCCTCACCGTCAAATACTCTCCACAACAAGGAGAGAAATTGAAGTCTAAAAGTGCTGTTGTCGTCTTCATCCCAGTGATTAACCAACCACTCTCTTCCAACCGATACTATGTAATCATCGCCAGAGGAAGAAACAAAGG GAAAGCTTATACGTGTTCTACAGAGGGTATGAGCATTTGTTGTTCACGCGGTGGCACAAATGATGCGAAACCAAGAGCTTTCGATCACAGAGACATGTACCAACAAGTGGAGATTGAGTGCAAGAATGGTAGATTTCACGCCAAGTCTGTTGCTCCGGACGGGATCCCCCCATGGTTACTAGGAAGGAAGTATTGGAAGGTTTACGCTTCAAAGCCAAAGAATTATAAGTTAGATGAGGCTTCGGGAATTGACGTGGCTCTTCATGCATGTTTGCCGAGTTTGAACTTCCCAATATCTATCGAAGAAACTCCGAAGTTTGTCGTTGGGAGGTGGTACTGTCCATTTATCTTCGTGAAGGAAGAGAGGGGGTTGGGAAAACAAATGAAGCGTTCCATGTTCTATGAGGTAATTCTTGAGCGATTCTGGGAAGAAGTATACGCATGTGAGAATCAAAATGGAAAAGAGAAGGTCGTGGAAGTAAACGCTCTCATAGCAAGCGAGATGTTTTTCTTGGATGGTAAGGAAGTAGTGCAGGACAATAAGCCCCACGGGGATGGGATGATATGGTTGAAGCCTACTGACTCCAAAGGAAGGGGGATGGGACTGAGCTTGGCAATATGGGAGAGGATTAGATGGGAGGAGATGAGGAGAGGTTGGATTGGTGATGAAGAGGTGGAGAGGATTGTGAGGATGGAGGAGCATGAAGGGAAGAGTGGGTGGAAGAAGTTTGCTTGTTACGTGTTGGTGGAGAGGTTTGCTTTCTGGAGGATGGATGGGAGCTTGGCGTTATCTTTTGAATTTAGACATGCCTCTAAGGTTCGGACCAAATGGGAGTAG